In one window of Ovis aries strain OAR_USU_Benz2616 breed Rambouillet chromosome 5, ARS-UI_Ramb_v3.0, whole genome shotgun sequence DNA:
- the LOC101116313 gene encoding olfactory receptor 7A17-like: MEPGNQTRVSEFILLGLSEEVLLQPLLFWLFLFMYLVTFIGNLLIILAIITDSHLHTPMYFFLFNLSFSDICFTSTTIPKMLWNIQTQSQVITYEGCIIQMYFFMLFGILDNILLTVMAYDRFAAICHPLQYMIIMNPKFCDLLLLTSWLVSVLDSLLHALMILRLSFCTKLEIHHFFCELYEVVHLACSDTFLNDLMIYFASGVLVIVPLTGILFSYSKIVSSILKISSTRGKYKAFSTCVSHLSTVSLFYGTSLGVYLSSASTQNSRATSIASVMYTVVTPMLNPFIYSLKNKDIKQALKTLFSRETFSV; this comes from the coding sequence ATGGAACCAGGAAACCAAACTCGTGTTTCAGAGTTTATCCTCCTGGGACTCTCAGAAGAGGTATTATTGCAGCCTCTCCTCTTTTGGCTCTTCCTGTTCATGTACCTGGTCACCTTCATTGGGAACCTTCTCATCATCCTGGCCATTATCACTgactcccacctccacacacccatgtatttctttctcttcaaccTATCTTTTTCAGACATCTGTTTCACCTCTACCACCATCCCAAAGATGCTGTGGAACATCCAGACTCAGAGTCAAGTTATCACCTATGAAGGCTGTATCATACAGATGTATTTTTTCATGCTTTTTGGGATATTAGACAACATCCTCTTGACTGTGATGGCTTATGACCGGTTTGCAGCCATCTGTCACCCATTGCAGTACATGATCATCATGAACCCTAAGTTTTGTGACCTCTTGCTTCTGACATCCTGGTTAGTGAGTGTCCTCGACTCTCTGTTACATGCTTTAATGATTTTGCGACTCTCTTTTTGCACAAAGTTGGAAATTCACCATTTTTTTTGTGAACTTTATGAGGTTGTTCATCTTGCTTGTTCTGATACTTTCCTCAATGACCTGATGATATATTTTGCAAGTGGAGTTCTGGTTATTGTTCCACTCACTGGTATCCTTTTTTCTTACTCTAAGATTGTATCctctattttgaaaatttcatcCACAAGGGGCAAGTATAAAGCATTTTCCACATGTGTGTCTCACCTCTCAACCGTCTCCTTGTTCTATGGTACAAGCCTTGGGGTATATCTTAGCTCTGCTAGCACACAAAACTCCAGGGCAACTTCAATAGCCTCAGTGATGTACACTGTAGTCACACCCATGCTGAACCCTTTTATCTACAGtcttaaaaacaaagacataaagcAAGCCCTTAAAACACTCTTCAGTAGAGAAACATTCTCAGTATAA